The following proteins are co-located in the Echinicola sp. 20G genome:
- a CDS encoding TonB-dependent receptor: MKTTILSLLFALLFSWPVLGQTSDITGKITDESTGDPLPGVTVQVQGTAKGAITDLDGNYSISASAEDILVFSFIGYKTITETVGNRSIINITLGQDFSNLDEVVVVGYSTQKKSDMTGAIVAVDLTPIEGQSMSSGNPMQALQGRVPGLYVEKSGDPSGASSRVLIRGITTLGNNDPLYVIDGVPTKRPEVFASLNPEAIESIQVLKDASASSVYGSRAANGVIVVTTKNKTLGGEKIGVSFNSSFSMLSEKQQRYDMLNAEQRGEALWRASVNDGADPAGGYGEIYNFDWNGDFDNPVLNSVTVQPYVGGDQNVPAGDTDWQDATYETGYAFNNELTITTNSEKSSLMLNLNHYKNTGILKYTDFERYTARLNANTWLFNDKVRFGLNTQFSSSNETLASPDVGSAPTPGLAITMAPTIPVYDANGDFAGPLGSGYSDRNNPVLMQYINRWDNTRKNNFYGNVFAEWSILENITFKTSLGLDFSDYAKKDIEPTVKNGFITRSNNRLIWDTNKFTSLVFSNTLNYQLEKGEHRIDVLLGVESIKDDFNSIVSIADGFAVETESYFVLDAATGARTSNGRSTGSRLLSQFGKINYAFSDRYLASFTLRRDGSSRFGKNNRYGIFPAATVGWRISNEEFLKNNETLSDLKLRVGYGEVGNQEIGDLARFGLYESRYGPNQAQYIGGFFEIYYNVGTAYDINGNNTGNLPSGFVSIQAENPDLKWETTQEWNFGLDFSLFNYAINGSFDFFTRETSDILTTPPIASVIGEGQQRVLNGASTKTNGWELALNYAKDFNSDLTLSINTNFGAFKDEITFLPEEVRTAFPGTINNSILGHSQFSIFGYQSDGLFQSQEDVDNSPEQVGARPGSLKFKDINNDGVIDSDDRDFIGTTLPALEYGIGFDIKYKNFDFSIFGSGVTGRIGQDPYILWNNFVQGRENAGLGVMDAWTPENTDTDIPALSLAFNDTRTSDYLFRNNSYFKVRNLQLGYSFSEDLINNWAGMSRLRLYFQGENLFWITPKDYIGSDPERTDVNRIPVPTTFTLGLNVNF, translated from the coding sequence ATGAAAACAACAATTTTAAGTTTATTATTTGCCTTGTTATTTAGCTGGCCTGTATTGGGCCAAACCAGTGACATCACGGGCAAAATTACTGATGAGTCCACCGGAGACCCACTCCCAGGTGTGACAGTCCAAGTTCAGGGCACTGCAAAAGGGGCCATTACTGACTTGGATGGAAACTACTCTATCTCTGCCAGCGCAGAAGATATCCTTGTCTTTTCATTTATTGGATACAAAACCATTACAGAAACAGTTGGAAACCGAAGTATCATCAATATTACCCTCGGCCAGGACTTCTCCAATCTTGATGAAGTCGTGGTGGTGGGATACAGTACCCAGAAAAAGTCCGACATGACAGGTGCCATAGTAGCGGTTGACTTAACCCCCATTGAGGGACAAAGCATGAGTAGCGGTAACCCCATGCAGGCCTTGCAAGGTAGAGTACCGGGGCTTTATGTGGAAAAATCCGGAGATCCTTCCGGCGCAAGTAGCCGAGTGCTGATCCGAGGTATCACCACCTTGGGAAACAATGATCCTTTATATGTAATTGATGGAGTCCCCACCAAGCGCCCTGAAGTATTTGCCAGCTTAAATCCTGAGGCGATTGAATCTATTCAGGTCTTAAAAGATGCCTCTGCTTCGTCTGTATACGGTTCTAGAGCTGCCAATGGAGTAATTGTGGTCACTACCAAGAACAAAACATTGGGTGGAGAAAAAATAGGTGTAAGCTTTAATTCCAGTTTTTCCATGCTTTCAGAAAAGCAGCAACGATATGATATGCTAAACGCTGAACAACGTGGTGAGGCTTTGTGGAGAGCTTCTGTCAATGACGGAGCTGATCCCGCTGGTGGATATGGAGAGATTTACAATTTTGATTGGAATGGAGACTTTGATAATCCGGTCTTGAACAGTGTGACCGTTCAGCCTTATGTAGGGGGAGATCAAAATGTTCCTGCGGGTGATACGGATTGGCAAGATGCTACTTATGAAACTGGCTATGCTTTCAATAATGAATTGACCATAACCACTAATTCTGAGAAATCTTCCTTGATGTTAAACCTCAACCATTATAAAAACACTGGTATTTTGAAATACACAGACTTTGAGCGTTACACAGCTCGGTTGAACGCCAACACATGGCTTTTTAATGACAAAGTCCGCTTTGGACTCAATACCCAATTTTCATCTTCTAACGAAACATTGGCTTCTCCAGACGTTGGAAGTGCCCCTACTCCTGGCCTGGCCATTACCATGGCTCCGACTATTCCAGTTTATGATGCCAATGGTGACTTTGCGGGACCTTTAGGCTCAGGGTATTCAGACAGAAACAACCCTGTGCTGATGCAGTACATTAACCGCTGGGACAATACACGTAAAAACAATTTCTATGGAAATGTCTTTGCGGAATGGTCTATTCTAGAAAACATTACTTTCAAAACCAGTTTAGGCCTTGACTTCAGTGATTATGCCAAAAAGGACATAGAACCCACTGTAAAAAACGGCTTTATTACGAGAAGTAATAACCGATTGATCTGGGACACCAATAAATTCACCAGCCTTGTATTTTCCAACACATTGAATTACCAACTGGAAAAAGGGGAACACCGAATTGATGTCCTACTTGGTGTAGAATCCATTAAAGATGATTTTAACAGTATCGTGTCCATTGCAGATGGATTCGCAGTGGAAACTGAGTCTTACTTTGTTTTGGATGCGGCAACAGGTGCCAGAACTTCAAATGGAAGATCAACAGGAAGTCGCCTCCTTTCCCAATTTGGTAAAATCAATTATGCATTTTCAGACCGGTATTTGGCCTCATTTACCTTAAGAAGGGATGGATCTAGCCGTTTTGGTAAAAACAATCGCTACGGAATCTTTCCTGCAGCAACTGTAGGCTGGAGAATCAGCAACGAAGAGTTCTTGAAAAACAATGAAACACTCTCCGATTTAAAACTTAGAGTGGGCTATGGTGAAGTAGGAAACCAAGAGATTGGTGACTTGGCGAGGTTTGGATTGTATGAATCCAGGTATGGCCCCAACCAAGCCCAGTATATCGGTGGTTTCTTTGAGATCTACTACAATGTCGGAACTGCTTACGATATCAATGGAAACAATACAGGGAACCTTCCTTCAGGATTTGTCTCTATACAGGCTGAAAACCCAGATTTAAAATGGGAAACTACCCAAGAATGGAATTTTGGTTTGGATTTCAGCTTATTCAATTATGCCATTAACGGGTCATTTGATTTCTTCACCAGAGAAACCAGCGATATTTTAACCACTCCACCTATAGCCTCGGTTATAGGAGAAGGTCAGCAAAGGGTATTGAATGGTGCCTCCACTAAAACCAACGGTTGGGAACTGGCATTGAATTATGCTAAAGATTTCAATAGTGACCTCACTTTATCAATCAACACCAATTTCGGTGCCTTCAAAGATGAAATCACCTTTCTGCCAGAAGAAGTAAGGACAGCCTTCCCCGGTACAATTAACAATTCAATACTAGGCCATTCTCAATTTTCCATCTTTGGTTATCAATCTGATGGATTGTTCCAAAGCCAAGAAGATGTGGACAACAGTCCCGAGCAAGTAGGTGCCAGACCAGGAAGCTTAAAGTTCAAAGACATCAATAACGATGGTGTAATTGATTCTGATGACAGGGATTTTATCGGTACAACCTTACCTGCTCTGGAATATGGAATTGGATTTGACATAAAATACAAAAATTTTGATTTTTCAATCTTCGGATCAGGTGTTACTGGCAGGATTGGCCAAGACCCTTATATCCTCTGGAACAACTTTGTTCAGGGTAGAGAAAATGCAGGTTTGGGTGTAATGGATGCTTGGACTCCAGAAAACACAGACACGGATATCCCAGCACTTTCCCTTGCCTTTAACGACACCAGAACATCTGATTATCTCTTTAGAAACAATTCTTATTTCAAGGTTA
- a CDS encoding sugar porter family MFS transporter, whose translation MKKITSYYSIIVSISGFLFGFDTAVISGANLPLKLLWETSEWFHGFFIMSVALWGTVIGALFGGIPCNKIGRKNTLFWIGVFFLVSSIGTASATDPYIFSFYRFIGGLAIGASSIAAPTYVSEISQAYHRGRQVGLYQINIVTGILLAYISNYFLQGVGGSNDWRWMLAAEVIPALLFLAFILDIPESPRWLVLKKQNLTAARKVLAKTSNPQQIDTILSTIQKDSIQSKKLKLFSNKNKFILFLAAAIAFFNQFSGINFILYYAPEIMEKAGYVTSTSLLGAVYIGCTNLVFTLVGMYLIDRTGRKSLMLVGSMGYILSLAMISYGFYTNSSPSFILSFILLFIASHGIGQGAVIWVFIAEIFPTKIRAMGQSFGAGIHWAAAAIITLFGAVLIDNLAPYQIFIIFFSMMLLQVGFVWFIMPETKGIELEQLQKQLHHKTQSINS comes from the coding sequence ATGAAGAAAATAACATCATATTATTCTATAATCGTATCTATATCCGGATTTTTATTCGGGTTTGATACCGCTGTTATTTCAGGAGCCAATCTGCCATTAAAATTATTATGGGAGACTTCTGAGTGGTTTCATGGATTTTTTATAATGTCCGTAGCACTTTGGGGGACGGTCATAGGGGCTTTGTTTGGAGGAATTCCATGTAACAAAATTGGCCGGAAAAACACCCTTTTCTGGATTGGCGTGTTTTTCTTGGTTTCTTCAATAGGAACAGCTTCTGCCACTGATCCATATATCTTTTCGTTTTATAGGTTCATAGGAGGCTTAGCCATTGGAGCCTCATCAATAGCTGCTCCCACTTACGTTTCTGAAATCAGTCAAGCATACCATAGAGGTAGACAAGTTGGCCTTTATCAAATCAATATTGTCACGGGTATTCTACTCGCCTATATTTCCAACTACTTTTTGCAAGGAGTCGGAGGAAGCAATGACTGGAGATGGATGTTAGCGGCAGAAGTTATCCCTGCTTTGCTCTTTTTGGCATTCATTTTAGACATTCCTGAGAGTCCAAGGTGGTTGGTATTGAAAAAACAAAACTTGACTGCCGCTAGAAAAGTGTTGGCAAAAACGTCAAATCCACAACAAATTGACACCATACTTTCCACCATCCAAAAAGACTCTATCCAGTCAAAAAAACTCAAGCTCTTTTCGAACAAAAACAAATTCATTCTATTTCTGGCGGCTGCCATTGCCTTTTTCAATCAGTTTAGTGGAATCAACTTTATCCTATACTATGCTCCCGAAATTATGGAAAAGGCCGGTTATGTCACCTCTACTTCCCTATTGGGAGCAGTTTATATAGGCTGTACTAACCTTGTATTCACCTTGGTTGGCATGTACCTCATCGACCGAACTGGAAGGAAATCACTGATGCTGGTAGGTTCAATGGGATACATTCTTAGCTTGGCCATGATCAGTTATGGTTTTTACACCAACTCAAGTCCCAGTTTTATTCTCTCTTTTATCCTGTTGTTTATCGCTTCTCACGGTATCGGACAAGGAGCGGTTATTTGGGTCTTCATTGCCGAAATTTTCCCCACCAAGATCCGTGCTATGGGACAATCTTTCGGGGCAGGAATTCACTGGGCAGCTGCAGCGATTATAACGCTTTTTGGAGCGGTTTTGATTGACAACCTCGCTCCCTATCAAATTTTCATCATATTCTTTAGCATGATGTTACTTCAGGTAGGCTTTGTATGGTTTATCATGCCAGAAACTAAAGGTATAGAATTAGAACAGTTACAAAAACAATTACATCATAAAACCCAATCTATCAACTCATGA
- a CDS encoding substrate-binding domain-containing protein: MKVQTWLYFIVLFVLFSCGNGEQAPQYKIGFSQCVSNDAWRRTMHEEMYRELSFYPGLSLEIKDAQGNNKTQIQQIRAFMDTGIDLLIVSPNESAPITPIIEEVFHSGIPVIVVDRKTTSNLYSAYVGGDNYEVGYSAGQYIRNLLKGEGKIVEMWGLRGSSPAIERHRGLTTALSGTNIAIAESINGEWEKDTAKNRLRAHLLQEQSSDFDLIFGHNDVMAIGSYEVLKDMEITSKKFVGVDALPGPYGGIQAVSDGILDATFFYPTGGDKAIEVAYKILTGEKFEKENILQTAAVDSSNVRIMKQQTDKIIDQQANITKQNERISTQMEIYRNQRTFLFGFGFTLFVAILSLAYVFKSLREKQEINEELKSKNKEISEQKDKVLKLSKKAEEATQQKFEFFTNISHEFRTPLTLIQAPVEDLLQNHQTAPFKNDLTLIRNNTMRLLRLVNQLMDLRKIDHHKMKVKAVEQELIPFIEDIMSSFRKTAGNHEITFKLITEDRSIKAWFDPMMLDKVMFNLLSNAFKFTSNKGSILIKVFTVSLDNTVNIKVEDSGSGMSSSSMERVFDRFYQGETFSKTGTGIGLALSKELIDLHKGEISVDSKEGIGTTFQVTLKLGKNHFKASEILEGTTQQYFSEENIGYFEEPESLEVQIKEGIKEQTILIIEDDEQIRNYLSQQLSKYYQVLEAESVEIGLAKAMDEIPDLITCDLMLHHKNGFDIVRKLKNDLRTSHIPIIVISAKSGIEERILGIRLGVDDYIPKPFNFNMVLERIKMLLASRQKLREHYIHELPIENPKTKKTSPDKRFVSEFTSIVEKNFHNPHFGVNEICEEIGLSRGQLYRKVKALLGYSVNDYINKVRLKKAKHLLVNENSPIADIAFQVGFTTSAYFSTAFKNHFGMTPSDFREHEKVN, from the coding sequence ATGAAAGTCCAGACCTGGCTATATTTCATCGTATTGTTTGTTTTATTTTCTTGTGGGAATGGTGAGCAGGCCCCACAATACAAGATTGGTTTTTCCCAATGCGTCAGCAATGATGCCTGGAGAAGGACCATGCATGAGGAGATGTACAGAGAACTCAGCTTCTATCCTGGACTCTCTCTCGAAATCAAAGATGCTCAAGGCAATAATAAAACTCAAATTCAGCAGATAAGGGCATTTATGGATACGGGTATTGATCTATTGATTGTATCACCCAATGAATCTGCTCCCATTACTCCTATCATTGAAGAAGTGTTCCACAGTGGAATTCCCGTAATCGTGGTAGATAGAAAAACCACCTCTAACTTATATTCTGCTTATGTTGGTGGAGATAATTACGAAGTAGGCTATTCCGCAGGCCAATATATTCGCAACCTACTTAAAGGGGAAGGAAAAATCGTGGAAATGTGGGGATTGAGGGGAAGTTCTCCGGCCATCGAGAGACATCGAGGACTAACCACTGCTCTTTCAGGCACAAATATCGCTATTGCTGAAAGTATCAATGGTGAGTGGGAAAAGGACACCGCAAAGAATCGATTAAGAGCCCATCTTCTTCAAGAACAATCCAGTGATTTTGACCTGATCTTTGGGCACAATGATGTCATGGCGATTGGCTCCTACGAAGTCTTAAAAGACATGGAAATCACTAGTAAAAAGTTTGTTGGTGTGGATGCCCTTCCTGGTCCTTATGGGGGTATTCAGGCTGTTTCCGATGGGATTTTAGATGCAACTTTCTTCTATCCAACAGGAGGGGACAAGGCCATAGAAGTCGCTTATAAAATTCTCACAGGGGAGAAATTCGAAAAGGAAAACATCCTCCAAACCGCTGCCGTCGATTCCTCAAATGTCCGTATCATGAAGCAGCAAACGGATAAAATCATTGACCAACAAGCCAACATCACCAAGCAAAATGAACGGATCAGCACCCAAATGGAAATTTATCGTAACCAAAGAACGTTTCTATTTGGATTTGGATTTACCTTATTTGTAGCTATTCTTTCACTGGCCTATGTCTTCAAATCCCTCCGAGAAAAACAGGAAATCAATGAGGAATTAAAAAGTAAAAACAAAGAAATATCCGAGCAAAAGGACAAAGTGCTCAAACTGTCAAAAAAAGCTGAAGAGGCTACCCAGCAGAAATTTGAGTTTTTCACCAATATTTCACATGAATTCAGAACACCACTCACACTTATCCAGGCACCTGTCGAAGACTTATTGCAAAACCATCAAACTGCTCCTTTCAAAAATGACCTGACACTTATCCGTAACAACACCATGCGCTTGCTCAGGCTGGTCAATCAATTGATGGATCTGAGAAAGATTGATCACCATAAAATGAAAGTTAAGGCTGTAGAACAAGAATTGATTCCTTTTATTGAAGACATCATGTCCTCATTTAGAAAAACAGCCGGAAACCATGAAATTACTTTCAAGCTAATCACAGAGGATCGTTCCATCAAAGCTTGGTTTGACCCCATGATGTTGGATAAAGTGATGTTTAACCTACTTTCAAATGCTTTTAAATTCACCTCTAACAAAGGAAGTATTTTGATTAAGGTATTTACTGTCTCTCTTGACAATACAGTAAATATTAAAGTAGAAGATTCAGGAAGTGGTATGTCCAGTTCATCCATGGAGCGTGTTTTTGATCGCTTTTACCAAGGTGAAACATTTTCCAAAACAGGTACCGGGATAGGACTGGCATTAAGCAAGGAATTGATTGATTTGCATAAAGGGGAAATTTCAGTCGACAGCAAAGAAGGAATTGGCACCACTTTCCAGGTAACGCTCAAGCTTGGGAAAAATCACTTCAAGGCATCTGAAATTCTCGAAGGAACAACGCAACAGTACTTTTCGGAAGAAAACATTGGCTACTTCGAGGAACCTGAAAGCTTGGAAGTACAAATAAAAGAGGGGATAAAGGAACAAACAATTTTAATCATAGAAGATGATGAACAAATTCGAAATTACCTGTCCCAGCAATTGAGCAAGTACTATCAAGTATTGGAAGCCGAAAGTGTGGAAATCGGGCTGGCCAAAGCAATGGATGAAATCCCAGACCTGATCACCTGTGACTTGATGCTTCATCATAAAAACGGTTTTGACATAGTCCGTAAGCTCAAAAATGACCTTAGGACTTCTCACATACCTATCATTGTTATCTCAGCAAAAAGCGGAATAGAAGAACGTATTTTGGGCATTAGGTTGGGAGTAGATGATTATATTCCAAAACCTTTTAATTTCAACATGGTTCTAGAACGAATCAAAATGTTACTGGCCAGTAGACAAAAATTAAGAGAACATTATATTCATGAATTACCCATTGAAAACCCAAAAACTAAAAAAACTTCTCCCGATAAACGGTTTGTCAGTGAATTCACATCAATCGTTGAAAAGAATTTTCATAATCCTCATTTCGGAGTAAATGAGATATGCGAAGAAATAGGTCTTTCCAGAGGCCAGCTGTACAGAAAAGTAAAAGCATTGTTAGGTTACAGTGTCAACGATTACATAAACAAAGTACGTCTCAAAAAAGCCAAGCACTTATTGGTCAACGAAAACAGCCCCATTGCAGACATCGCATTTCAGGTTGGCTTTACCACATCAGCCTATTTTTCTACAGCTTTTAAAAATCATTTTGGCATGACCCCTTCGGACTTTAGAGAACACGAAAAAGTAAATTGA
- a CDS encoding DUF4494 domain-containing protein, protein MRTWFLCKVKYAKENEQGLLKNVSEQYLIDAVSFTEAEARIYDMLGSVIRGDFQVTNISKSNIVDVFFYDDIDVWHKCKITYVVADADSGKEKKVTQYMLVTAHDVKEAYERIHESLSNMLVTFRVPDINESPIVEIFPYESEDEELLPPPPSHLKPVSEVKADQARREEARTANVKQTEPEEEEDDSEGHYDKEEIPTNESMEDDGEEAYAEETGSEEEEEDI, encoded by the coding sequence ATGAGAACTTGGTTTTTGTGCAAAGTAAAATACGCAAAGGAAAATGAGCAAGGTTTGCTCAAAAATGTGTCAGAACAATACCTCATCGATGCGGTTTCTTTTACTGAAGCAGAGGCCCGGATATACGACATGTTAGGCAGTGTCATCCGAGGTGATTTTCAGGTGACCAATATCAGTAAGAGCAATATAGTGGATGTATTTTTCTACGATGACATTGACGTATGGCACAAATGTAAAATCACCTATGTAGTGGCTGACGCGGACAGTGGAAAGGAAAAGAAGGTCACCCAATATATGTTGGTAACTGCTCATGATGTCAAAGAAGCTTACGAAAGAATTCATGAAAGCCTGAGCAATATGCTTGTTACTTTCAGGGTTCCTGATATCAACGAAAGTCCGATCGTCGAGATCTTCCCTTATGAAAGCGAAGATGAGGAATTGTTACCTCCCCCACCCTCTCACCTTAAACCTGTCAGTGAAGTCAAAGCTGATCAGGCAAGAAGGGAAGAAGCTCGAACTGCCAATGTGAAGCAAACTGAACCGGAAGAAGAGGAGGACGATTCGGAAGGCCATTATGATAAAGAAGAAATTCCTACCAATGAATCCATGGAAGATGATGGTGAAGAAGCTTATGCAGAAGAAACTGGCTCTGAAGAAGAGGAAGAAGACATATAA
- a CDS encoding patatin-like phospholipase family protein: MWNSVLHSFPIQLLKLHLKKNIALVGIWVLLVLIFSGNFGKVLGIPYLFLDPEYLNRVSWLGFFLMGIGFAVFTMAFHMTTYIMDAAKFQFLAVLSRPFIRFCINNSIIPFTAYLIYFLSVIFFQLDNELDDQWEIVKFLLGFMGGNVLTFLLLFSYFALTNKDFFVMFTDTLDKRLRKTKVSRANVIKRYKDRKRAEGKVDTYLDIDFKLKPVREDLARFEGNKLLKVFDQNHLNLFIIETVLVGVILFLGFFRDYEFLQFPAAMSVMLIFSILTLLVGALTFWLRSWSTFVAIALFVIFNMASSTTIMNRPHSALGLDYDGDPAEYNLARLRTLLHPDTVSKDKNKAVEILNNWRAKFPVDEKPKMMVITSSGGGQRAALWTLHVLQQMHQKTGEGFMEHTRLFTGASGGVVGAAFFRELYLRSLHDDSIDLTDRKYLEQISSDNLNPIIFTLMINDLLIRNQHVTYNGRKYLQDRGFAFENQLNINTQGVLDKPLSAYAEPELNADIPLLPVTPLIVNDGRKLFIAPHSMSYMGISTEQLIGDDEKSQSIDFLRFFSGQDAGSLRFISALRMGATFPFITPNIQLPSEPQMELMDSGLSDNFGINDALRFLYVFEDWIAENTSGVVLVTIRDSEKNLEIEKKTPPTIMQKLFTPLKNIYINWDNVQTLNNETLFNTMKEKVPYELDRVEFEYSAKDFVERQKNMELGEDVENKELEIQRASLNWRLTAREKSDILNCINSYQNQQSLERLAEIFKQ, translated from the coding sequence ATGTGGAATAGTGTTTTGCACAGCTTCCCAATACAATTGCTCAAACTGCACCTAAAAAAAAATATAGCCTTGGTGGGGATTTGGGTGTTGTTGGTGTTGATTTTTTCTGGAAATTTTGGCAAGGTATTAGGAATTCCTTATTTGTTTTTGGATCCGGAATACCTTAACAGGGTATCGTGGCTGGGCTTTTTTTTGATGGGGATAGGCTTTGCTGTTTTTACCATGGCCTTCCATATGACTACCTACATCATGGATGCAGCCAAGTTTCAGTTTTTGGCTGTTCTTTCAAGGCCATTCATTAGGTTTTGTATCAACAATAGTATAATTCCTTTTACAGCCTATCTTATTTATTTTTTGAGCGTCATCTTTTTTCAATTGGATAATGAGCTGGATGATCAATGGGAGATAGTGAAGTTTCTGTTAGGCTTCATGGGGGGCAATGTGCTTACTTTCTTATTGCTGTTCTCTTACTTTGCGCTAACAAATAAGGACTTCTTCGTGATGTTCACAGATACATTGGACAAAAGGCTGAGAAAGACAAAAGTATCCAGGGCCAATGTGATCAAACGCTATAAGGATAGAAAAAGAGCTGAGGGAAAAGTAGATACTTACCTGGATATTGACTTTAAGCTAAAGCCTGTCAGAGAGGACTTGGCCAGATTTGAAGGGAATAAACTCTTGAAGGTCTTTGACCAAAATCACCTTAATCTGTTCATCATTGAAACGGTGCTTGTAGGTGTTATTTTGTTTTTAGGCTTTTTTAGGGATTATGAGTTTTTACAGTTTCCAGCTGCCATGAGCGTAATGTTGATTTTTTCCATATTGACTTTATTGGTAGGAGCATTGACCTTTTGGCTCAGGAGTTGGTCAACATTTGTAGCGATAGCCTTGTTTGTGATTTTTAATATGGCCTCTAGCACAACGATCATGAACCGTCCCCATTCTGCTTTGGGACTGGATTATGATGGCGATCCGGCAGAATATAACCTTGCGCGTTTGAGAACTTTATTACACCCTGATACCGTTTCCAAGGACAAGAACAAAGCTGTAGAGATTTTGAACAATTGGCGGGCAAAATTTCCAGTTGACGAGAAACCTAAGATGATGGTGATTACCTCCAGCGGAGGAGGACAAAGGGCAGCTTTGTGGACTTTACATGTATTGCAGCAAATGCACCAAAAAACCGGAGAAGGGTTTATGGAACATACCAGACTTTTTACAGGCGCTTCGGGCGGAGTTGTTGGGGCTGCTTTTTTTAGGGAATTATACCTTAGGTCTCTCCATGATGATTCGATTGATCTCACCGACCGTAAATATTTGGAACAAATTTCTTCTGATAACCTTAATCCTATCATTTTTACCTTAATGATCAATGACCTTTTGATCAGAAACCAGCATGTGACTTATAATGGAAGGAAGTATTTGCAGGATCGGGGATTTGCCTTTGAAAATCAGTTGAACATCAATACTCAAGGTGTATTGGATAAACCTTTGTCAGCATATGCAGAACCTGAGTTAAATGCTGATATTCCCTTGCTTCCTGTGACACCACTGATTGTAAATGATGGCCGTAAACTGTTTATTGCTCCGCACAGTATGAGCTATATGGGGATTTCAACTGAACAGCTCATCGGGGATGACGAAAAAAGTCAGTCGATAGACTTTTTGAGGTTTTTTAGTGGACAGGATGCGGGAAGCTTAAGATTTATCAGTGCACTGAGAATGGGGGCCACTTTCCCCTTTATCACTCCTAACATCCAACTTCCTTCTGAGCCTCAAATGGAACTCATGGATTCTGGGTTGTCAGATAATTTTGGTATCAATGATGCTTTAAGGTTTTTGTATGTCTTTGAAGATTGGATTGCGGAAAATACTTCTGGAGTAGTTTTGGTGACCATTAGAGATTCAGAGAAAAATCTCGAAATAGAGAAAAAGACACCTCCAACCATCATGCAGAAGCTGTTTACTCCCCTTAAAAATATTTACATCAACTGGGACAACGTGCAAACCTTGAATAATGAAACGCTCTTTAATACGATGAAAGAAAAGGTTCCCTATGAACTTGATAGGGTTGAGTTTGAGTATTCGGCAAAGGATTTTGTGGAAAGGCAAAAGAACATGGAGCTAGGAGAAGATGTTGAAAACAAGGAACTGGAAATCCAGCGGGCCTCACTGAACTGGAGGCTTACTGCGAGAGAGAAAAGTGATATTTTGAACTGTATCAATAGCTATCAGAACCAGCAGTCTTTGGAAAGATTAGCAGAAATTTTCAAGCAATAA